The following proteins come from a genomic window of Dongia rigui:
- the hslV gene encoding ATP-dependent protease subunit HslV codes for MARDDNDKHGLAPWHGTTILLVRKGNDVVLAGDGQVTVGHTVMKSNAKKLRRLGKGQVIAGFAGATADALTLFERLEAKLEQYPAQLARACVELAKDWRTDRYLRRLEAMMAVADTSVSLILTGTGDVLEPEDGLIGIGSGGAYALAAARALIDIDGLSAEEIARKSMKIAGDICIYTNHNVLVEKL; via the coding sequence ATGGCGCGCGACGATAACGACAAGCATGGCCTTGCCCCCTGGCACGGCACCACCATCCTCCTTGTGCGCAAGGGAAATGACGTGGTCCTGGCCGGCGACGGCCAGGTGACGGTCGGCCATACGGTGATGAAATCGAACGCCAAAAAGCTGCGCCGGCTGGGCAAGGGCCAGGTAATCGCCGGCTTTGCCGGGGCCACCGCAGATGCCCTCACTCTGTTCGAGCGGCTGGAAGCCAAGCTGGAGCAATATCCGGCGCAATTGGCCCGCGCCTGCGTCGAGCTCGCCAAGGATTGGCGCACCGACCGCTATTTGCGCCGGCTCGAGGCGATGATGGCGGTGGCGGATACGTCGGTGAGCCTTATTCTTACCGGTACAGGGGACGTGCTGGAACCGGAAGACGGCCTCATCGGCATCGGTTCCGGCGGCGCCTATGCGCTCGCCGCCGCTCGCGCCCTCATCGACATCGACGGCTTGAGCGCCGAGGAGATCGCCCGCAAATCGATGAAGATCGCCGGCGATATCTGCATCTACACCAATCACAACGTCCTCGTCGAAAAGCTCTAA
- the hslU gene encoding ATP-dependent protease ATPase subunit HslU, translating into MTDTGSARKSEPKAEEPLVTSALTPREIVSELDRFIVGQNDAKRAVAIALRNRWRRQQLDHGMREEVSPKNILMIGPTGVGKTEIARRLAKLAQAPFLKVEATKFTEVGYVGRDVEQIIRDLIEIGIAMSKEKMRRQVRAKAETLAEERVLDALVGEGSGAETRAKFRRMLRTGELDDKEIELTVKDSGGGSLPTIDIPGMPGASMGMINLNDMLGNALGGRTKTRRMTVSDSYDVLVAEEADKLLDQEKVTAEAIRAVEQNGIVFLDEIDKICAREGRAGADVSREGVQRDLLPLIEGTTVATKHGAVKTDHILFIASGAFHLAKPSDLLPELQGRLPIRVELDALTRADLRRILTEPEASLIKQYVALLKTEDVTLDFTDDAIDALADLATEINSTVENIGARRLQTVLERLLEEVSFTASEMGGKTVTIDGAYVRERVAPLAKNTDLSKFIL; encoded by the coding sequence ATGACCGACACCGGTAGCGCCCGCAAATCCGAACCCAAAGCCGAAGAACCGCTCGTTACCTCTGCATTGACGCCGCGCGAGATCGTCTCGGAACTCGACCGTTTCATCGTCGGGCAGAACGACGCCAAGCGCGCCGTTGCCATCGCCCTGCGCAACCGCTGGCGCCGCCAGCAGCTGGACCACGGCATGCGCGAGGAAGTGAGCCCGAAGAACATCCTGATGATCGGCCCGACCGGTGTGGGCAAAACCGAGATCGCGCGGCGTCTCGCCAAACTGGCCCAGGCGCCTTTCCTGAAGGTCGAGGCGACCAAGTTCACCGAGGTCGGTTATGTCGGGCGCGATGTCGAGCAGATCATCCGCGACCTCATCGAAATCGGCATCGCCATGTCGAAGGAAAAGATGCGCCGCCAGGTGCGCGCCAAGGCCGAAACGCTGGCCGAGGAACGCGTGCTCGATGCGCTGGTCGGCGAAGGATCGGGTGCCGAAACGCGCGCCAAGTTCCGCCGCATGCTGCGCACGGGCGAGCTCGACGACAAGGAGATCGAGCTCACGGTGAAGGACAGCGGCGGCGGCTCTCTGCCCACCATCGATATTCCCGGCATGCCAGGTGCTTCGATGGGCATGATCAATCTCAATGACATGCTGGGCAATGCGTTGGGCGGCCGCACCAAGACGCGGCGAATGACGGTTTCCGACTCCTATGACGTACTGGTGGCCGAGGAAGCCGACAAGCTGCTGGACCAGGAAAAGGTCACGGCCGAGGCGATCCGTGCCGTCGAGCAGAACGGCATCGTCTTCCTCGACGAGATCGACAAGATCTGCGCCCGCGAAGGCCGCGCCGGCGCAGATGTCAGCCGCGAAGGCGTGCAGCGCGACCTGCTGCCGCTCATCGAAGGCACGACGGTCGCCACCAAGCATGGCGCGGTGAAGACCGACCACATCCTCTTCATTGCCTCAGGCGCCTTTCATCTCGCCAAGCCCAGCGACCTGCTGCCCGAATTGCAGGGCCGCCTGCCGATCCGCGTCGAGCTCGATGCGCTGACGCGTGCCGATCTCCGCCGCATCCTCACCGAACCGGAAGCAAGCCTCATCAAGCAGTATGTGGCGCTCCTGAAGACCGAGGACGTGACGCTCGATTTCACCGATGATGCCATCGACGCCCTGGCGGATCTGGCGACCGAGATCAATTCGACCGTCGAGAACATCGGCGCCCGGCGCCTGCAAACGGTGCTGGAACGCCTGCTCGAGGAAGTGAGCTTCACCGCTTCCGAGATGGGCGGCAAGACCGTCACCATCGACGGCGCCTATGTCCGCGAACGCGTGGCGCCGCTGGCGAAGAACACGGATCTATCGAAGTTCATTTTGTAG